The genomic interval CCAGATACTGGGTCAGTTCTCtactttcaaatgaaaatgagaacaaaaatccACACTACACTCAGGTAGAGGATCTTAATGCCTGTGATCTCTGCCCACAAGAAACTATGGCCATTAGAATTTCCTGGAACATGATATGGTTTCCTTTGAGAGGAATGAGAAGTGAGTGGAGAGAGAGCTTTCCTCCTCCATGACACTTGGCCCCACTGAGTTATTGGGTAAGTCAACACCCCAGCCTGGGAGGTCCCCCTTCCTCTCtactgtcttcctctcctccaaaccccctgccccagggcttcTCAGTCATTGCCACCCTAAAACATCTCTTTTCCAATAGTTGGGCCAAGGAATCCCATAACCAAAACTAAGTGGAGGAAAGAGTTAAGTGAATAGGTATTTTTCTCCTAAGTGTTTGGCACTTGCTACAGCTTATCTCCTGATGAGTAACGCATTTCAAAATGAATGAGCatggagaaaacaaataataatagaaaagcaTGGAAATGTGATTTCTTAAAATAGTCTATGTATTGTTGTCTGAGAAGCAATGACCTAGATACATACAACAGaatgagaagagggaaggaaggcagagaaagagaacggAGTTCATGAACTCGGATTACATCTTTTGCCATTTCCTGGTGTTCTATAGAGCGCACCAGAAGGTCTAAGCCAACGGAGCAAGTGTGAGAACCTCAGCTACTTCCAAGGGAGTGAACTGATTCCTCAGATCTGACCCCTGGGTGAAATCTCAGAAGAAATTTCTTGAGGCTGGAAGTATTCCAGATCACATTATTGGAAGGTGGGGAAGAGGCACTATGTAACAGATCCTGTTTCCTGAGGCTGGAAGTCATCAAGGCTAACTGAAAAACTCCAGGGACATCTTCTGGGCACATGACTGGCAAATACTTGTTTTTTCCAAAGTGTGTAAATGTGGGCCACTGTGTTTGGTCTGAGCTGACAAAGAATGACAAAGGGAAATGAATCCTCACTGTAGGACCTCTCCATTCTCATATCACCCTGTGTACTTGTATTCTGGGGGAACCTGGAGTCAAATGTGAGTTCAGGAAGCAGAGAGGGTGTGAAATGTGGATTTCATGGTTAAGGAGATTAGAGACAGGATTCATGGGCATGAATGGGGATGCACCTTGTGGAATTAGAAAGCATACTTCTGGCAAATACACATACAACATAGACTGCTAGACTGTAGTCTCATTTTTATCAGACCACATCGCTGCCTAGAATAGACACtgcatttcccagcttcccttgcagctacATTTGCCCATGTGACAACAACTAGCCAACAGAATGGAAGAGTCTTTAATGGAAAGATTCAGgccctgtctccccccacccctctttaTACTGCCTAAAAGAAGAATAGTTGGGTAAGCAATCTTGGATCATGCTGATGAAAACAATACCCGTAATGCCAGAGCATCGAAATTAAAGCAGCCTGGACCACTGAGGCTGTGGAGCTGCCATATCAGCCCTGGACTATGTATGCTTGAAATGTTACATGGGAGAGAAATAAACCTCTATCTTAAATTAAGTCATTTATTCTGTGGTTTATTTACCATGGCTAAAACTATTTGTATACCCTACAACCCTGTCTTGGTAAATAAGATTACACTACTAGTGAtttgttttacaatttatttattagacaaacatttattgagccctgaGTTCTCTTACTGTATCCTCTGAAATAGGAGCTGGCaagtgagcacagagctgggtaCCAGCGGGGAGAGTGAGTTTGGTTCATCAAAGGACACAGAAAGGGGAGGTGAGCTCATCTACCTGCCTGTCTTTCCCAGGACCATCCCTTGCCTTGGTTTCCACAAGTGACAAATACCATCTTTTGTCTGTGAAGCAACTGTTCTTAGGGATTGTTTTGTGACTACCATGGAAGACTAGAGGGGATGGGCAAGTTCAAGTTACTGTGAGCAAGGTTGATggtggcagagagcagagggaacATTCTTGATTGTTGCTAGAAGAAAGTGACAAAGGAGCTTCTGTTCATCTTCCAGAGAGTAGACCAGGATGGGCGCATAAGAGCAGTGGAGTTGGTAAGCAGGAAGGTTGTGGGGCATGGGACTTGCCCCCACCAAATTCCCAGGGAAGAAGAACAACCCTGGCCATTGAATTTGTGATTTATAAAAAGTcaacacattaaatatatgtgaaaaagaggcagagaaataaaaagcatagatTGGTAATCAAAGTGAAGTGCAACTGTAAAAATTGAGAAGTTTTCAGATAGGAAGTAGGAACCTACCTTCACACCATCCAGGTAACTGGTGTCACTTCCAGATGATAGCTGAGTTAGTAGCTTCCCTGGCAGCTCAGGTCTGCAGTGTCTGATGAGTTACATTCCTGGAGGCTCAGTTTGGCTCTCACTGTTCCAGTCCTGAATTTCAATGGCTTTGTAAGCCCTTAATGATCTGTATTACATCCCTTCCTGTTTAGAATAGGTACGGTTGTGTCTGTCTACAACTGAAGCCTGATGATAAAGTGCCTAACATAGGTCAGGTAtcactaaatgtttgttgaatgaatgaatcaatgggCAAATGGAGATCACTGAGATGTCCACAGTGAGTTGGGCAGTCAGAGCAGCTGGACTCAACAGAGTGGTAGAGTAATTGATGGACCATAAGTGGGTGGTAGAATCAATTTGGTGGATTctaatcaacattaaaaaattttttttttaattttttatttttgagagacagaaagagacagtgcgagcaggggagggtcagagagagagggagatacagaatcggaagcaggctccaggctctgagctgtcagcacagagcctgacgtggggctcgaacccacgaaccatgaaatcatgacctgagttgaagctggacgcttaaccgactgagctacccaggcaccccttgaatcaacatttttaaaagatggagtagaacaaataatcttagaGCAGATCACATATAGTAAATGTAagtacacacacaacacacacacacacacacttgcaatGGTGATAATCCAAATATTCAACCACCAGCATGACACAGACATCAGGAATAGATGCTAATAATATCTACTGGTTGTCTGAATACCAATATAAAATGTATCTCTtctagttgtaaaaaaaaaatgattgaaattcATGGTATGTGGATCGTAAATTAAGGTTTTGGTGGGATGGGAAGCCATGGACCCATGTTTCTGAGTACTCTTCCTGTGGGCTTGCCCCTGGCTAGAGGAACATGTCCATGACTCATTCCTGCCCTGGGGGAGCCTTTCCTGAACCTAGAGCAATCCTCATGTGTCACAACTTGGGATATTCTCCATACCTGTGTTTCTGCCTGCCAACATCATCCCCATTCCCAAGAAACCAACAATCTCCCATCTCCCTGCTGCCACAACCAGCCCAGCTTTCCATTTAGGAGCCACCTCATGGCCCCCCAAGTTTCCCAAAGCACTGACTGTCCTGACTCCACTCTGTCCTTCCACAAGCAGAAAGCCTGTCCTCACTGTGCTCTGTTCATTCTTACCTCCAAATCTTTGCCACTCTGGACCCTTGCTTGGAAAGCCTTTATTCTCCACTTGCCTGAATCCCGGTCTCCCTTTAAGGCTTTGAAAGAGAGCACTACTCCCTTCCTGCAGGCATCCAGGGCTGTCTTGGGTGTTCTATGTAGGACTTTGGTGTCTCCACCCCCTTCACCTCCCAATAGTTCCCCTGCCTGTCTTCCCCAAGAAGCTTTGGCTGTGCTGCCTCCATGTCTCCAACTCTTTCAGGCGCCTACTTGTTCATTATTCTCCCCAGATCACCCTGAGAGCCCCCCCAGGAATGATTGAGTAAGAGACAATTTCCACTACATCAGTTTtctccagaattttattttggatttcacAGACTGATAAAAGTGCCAAAAAACTTTGGGGACTGATGGCATTTGCATACATATATTAACAACATGTATTTAACAACCATGTAACGacatgaaaaacagaacaaaactgcCATTATATTATTGCCATTGTATCATTAAAAAGTAGGAAGGACATAATTTCAGAACATAGAATTAtcctttaaattaaatatatttatctttaacaAAAAGCCCTACATTAcccttattttcatcattttgctGTAGACCAATGAGAACATTGTTATCGAAACCACTAGAAAGatgcaggaaagaagaaagacccTGGTGAGTATCAGAGGAGGGAAATGAAATGACAGGGAAAGCGGGGAGGGGGAGATCATGGAGGTCCACCAACGAGGTGTCCTCCTGCCCTGGACAGACTCTCACACAAGACTGGAGTGGCCATGCCTGGGCCCTGGCCAATAGGCAGGACTGTGGCCACACTCACAGGTCAGGTGGCTCAGCAACCAGTCCCACACCCCAGCCCTGGACACCCTGGTGATCTGGCTCCCACTCCCTTCATACTGTATAGGTGCCTGGACTTGTGCCTTTGACCAGCACCAGTTGGATTTGGGAGACAAGCCATTGATATAAAAGAAAGGGTGCAGGACTTGGAGCTAAGAGCCCAGACTGGCTCTGCTGAGTCACTTGTGGAAGTCCCTTccttctctggtcctcagtttcctcaccttaAAATGAAGGTtctagggtgcttgggtggctgagtcagttaagtgtttgacacttaattttggctccagtcatgatcccagggtcatgagatcaagccctgcttctctccctctctctctgcccttcccttgctcaggcacatgtaaaataaatgaacttaaacaAAAAGAAGGTTCTGAACCAGTCTTAAGTCATTTCTGAGGAAAATTGCAGCCatgtgtcttaaaaaaatttttttaaagccatgcaCAGAGAATTTCAGGGGCTCCACCATCCCCTCAGGGCTTTCAATAAACTTCCCAGGGGCCCTTGGACCCCAGATCAAGAACCCTAAATTGCCAGTCCAGAAACACAGCTGAGCCTTTGCCTCCAAAGCTTCCCTTTCCTGAATAGTTAACagtatttttccaattatttgaCATTCACAAGGGCACAACTAGATACCTCAAGGAAGGAGGTAACTGTACAAAGAATTTTTAGTGCCTGGGGATCCCCTTTGGTTCACAGTGGAGCTGGGAGATGTGGCAAGCTTCACGGATGGGTAGCTATCTGACCAAAGCAGAAGAATAAGGGTCTGAAGAGAGTGGGAGACCATGGCTACTGGAGGGAGAGGACATCATGGTGACAGGAATCCCTTTATGGGAACAAAGCCTTCTGGCCACCCAAGGCAGTACAGGACAATTGTGTGAGCTTGGGCTCAATAGCTAGAATGCCCTGAGCTTGTATCTGGCTCTGTGACTTAATTATGTtatttgggcaagttattttgCCTTGAATCTTtggattcctcatctgtaaaatgggggataaGAGGTAGCAGAAATGACTGAGTACACGAAATATTCCAGGATTCCCTTAAATTTCCAGCCTCTTTTGAAGAAGGTTGAGGTCAAGTgactagttctggccaatggTCTCTGAGTGGAAGAGGCATAGGTCCCTCTTGGCTGAGGCATTTAAATGTCCATGTACTTCCTCCAGCTCTCTCTTCCACCTTCCAGAATGACTCCAGAAGCCAGTCTTCCAGATGGTGTAGCTACAAGATGGAAGAAAGGTCTTCTGTCCCATATCAGACTTCACATGAGgggtaaataaaacattattgtgCCAAGCCCCCAAAATTTCAGACGTTCTCTGTTGTGACAGCCAGTACTAACTACCCTGATAAATACGGGGAAAGCTAATTGAGATAGTGGGTCCAAAACCTTCTGAGTACCCTGAAGGCTGTTATTCTTAGAGAAAAGACTTAAGACCTCTATACTAGTCAGCTCGGCtgacataacaaaatatcatagactgggtagcttaaatgACAGAGATGTATTGCTCACAGTTCTGAAAACCAGAAGCTCCAAATCACGGTGTCATATGCGAGTGAAAAGAGACagcaagctctctggtgtctttttaccttctccttctccagtAATCTCTGTGCcaaatgtgggtcttgaactcatgacccccagatcaagagtagTTTGCACTACCAAGGGAGCCAGCCCAGTGCCGCTCGGGTGTCTCTTCTTATGAGGGTACAAATCTCCTTAGGAGGGACccctcatgatctcatctaaacctaatcCCCTCCCAAAGTCCCCATCTACACATTGATCATCACACTGGGGGCCAGGGCCTCAACATAGCAGTTTGGGAGGAGGCATAATTAAGTCTTCAGCACCCCCTACTAAGCCAGGGATTCTCATATCCATTCTTTCAAGAAACAATATTaacacttatttgtttttgagagacagagagagacagaccagaagcgggggaagggcagagagagagggagacacagaatcctgtaaggatgcaggtctgattcaggtttcctctctgaccttgaaggccagctaacaccgtTAACATTTCTGGgcgtgggcctaaagatggaggttaagactagtcacgccctacctgagggtcccgggtccactctgtaattggttaaagttactgtcaatgatgtgatgctctaatgattggacccctgtacctgtgtcacaatttcctgtaactcccccttcccaaactcataaaaggccctaccccgccatgttcggggctcgctccacgtggatccagtgtgtcgTTGAAGTCtatgagcccgagtttaggctggccgggcctgaatttgtaataaagccctttgcttttgcatgtgtgcttcggcctccctggcggtctctggtttttgggggcgatattaaaatctgggtacaataatccaaagcaggttctaggccctgagctgtcagcacagagcctgattcagggcttggactcatgaaccttgagattatgacctgagctgaagtctgacacttaactgactgagccacccaggcgcccttcatatctcttcttttaaaaaaattttttatacatttatttatttttgagagacagagtgagacatagtgtgagcaggggagagtcagagagagaaggagacacagaatctgaagcaggctccaggctctgagctagctgtcagcacagagcctgatgcagggctggaacccacgaaatgcgagatcacgacctgagctgaagtcggacacttaaccaactgagccacccaggcgcccccatatctCTTCTTAAGAGCAaatttttagggcacctgggtggctcagtcggttaaacaaccaactcttgatttcagctcaggtcacgatctctcagtttattgcagtttgtgggttcaagccccaggttggactcCATGcagccatctcagagcctgcttgggattctctctctgcccctccctctctctctgccccttatccctcccccccaataaatatattttttaaaagcaaatgtttaaaaagagaagCAGGCAAGAGTGGGAGGAAGTTGGAGTTTCATGGAGGGGGACGTCCTGAGGAAGGTTTACCTCCTGGGAAACTCCACTGATGCTACATGTAGCTCTCAACCCCCCTCTTTCtgactcttcctctctccttccctccattttGTCCCCAACACCCTGACTTTCATATAATTCACAGACAAATTCTTAGAGAATTAATCAACTCATTAGGACCAGACACTTCTTAGGTCTTGGAGGCCAGTTTGTCTTACCTCCTGACTCTTACAGATGACAACCAGGACCTAGAGCGGGTGTGAgaggcagggcggggaggggggcggaggcAGGGGGAGTGCTGGCTTCTCCAAAAGATAAGGGATGGGGGACAGTTTGGAGcaccaaggacagagagagaaagagagagtcagactATTAAGaaagctattttcaaaaaaaaaaaaagctattttcaaTTCAGCATATCAACTTTATAGATTTTCAAAACCTTTtatttcacagtttttaaaaattttgtaagtaATGCATATGGAGGCTCCTGGGGCCCCTAAAATCTACAATCCATGGTGTCCAAGGCTTGCATCCGGGTGTCACGCAACACCTTCTGGTgctccccagggcctgggagaCTCCTTCGTGGCGCTAGAAAGGGCTTCCGGCCCTTCTGCCTCCGCTCCTGGGCAGCCTGTGACCACTAACTTCACCACCTTCCGCCCCCAGTCTGGGGCGGAGCCTTGGGGCGCCGAGTCACGTGCCAGACAAAGGgtttcccctccccgcccctcctctgtGGCCCTTCAGGAGCCCAACCGGAGCCTCCAACCTCCGTGCGCAGGCCCATGGCCACAGCCTTCCTGCTCCTCGTGGGGGTCCTGCTCACTTGCCCTGGCGAGTTCCTGAGCCTTAATAAGAAGTCCAAGAAGGTGAGCCAAAGAGCGTTTGGAACCTTCCAATACAGTAGAGGGTGGTGGTGGCCCAGCATCATAGACCAGCGAGTGGGTTTGGAGAgagaagttgggggtgggggtggatacCACCCCAAAATGGGGATTTGTTCCCAGGGCTGGAAGCTTGATGTGTCCCTGGAAGGACTTCAAAGCCTTGCCTCACCTCCCTGTGGCCCCGGAGGTCAAAGAAAGTGGTCTTCTGACCAGCACCCTGCCCTCACTTCCTCTGAGCCAGCGCCCACTCTGTCCCACCAGCCACGCCTTACCAACCTGCCCTAATCCCCCATTCCCCTCTCCTAGACACAGAGcctgttccttcccttccccatctttCTCTCCGTCCCTTCTCCCCCCCGCCAAAGCGTGATCTGGGATTACAAACACCCCCagcaggggggaggaggaggaggaggcccagGAAAGGAGAGCCCGccttcccctcctgctcctgTGAGTGCCTCTGGAGTGGGCGTAGAGGGTGGCACCCGGCTGTGGTCATCTCCCAGCTTCCCTTCCTggcccccagggcaggagggaccTTGGTAAGGGGCCAGGAAGCCTCCCCCACCTTTCCACACAGCCAGACAGCTGGTGACACTAGAGCTCTCCCACAGATGGATGGGGCGGAGTGCTCCCACCGCTCCGAGTGCACCAGTGACTGCTGCCTGAGAGACCTGAACGCCGGTGGTGCTTTCTGTGCTCCCAAGGCCAGAGTAACCATGTTGTGCTTGCCCCAGGTGAGCCTCTGGGCTGGGGCAGCCCCCTCGGGCAGGAAGGGTGGGAATGTTAACAAAACCCACACGGCTGCCCCTGCTTCTTCACCCTCTGCTTGGAgtgccctttccccttcccccacctggcAAGTTCCTACTGGTCCTGCAATACACCGCCAGCCACCTCCTCCGAGAAGCCTTCTCTGCTTGGAGCTCCCACGAGCTCATACCCTCAGCACAGCGTGGCTCTCCCGGGTTTGCCGTGTTTTCTGTCTGCCTTCACCACCGGCTGGAGCTCTTCAGGGAAGGCTTGTATCATGGCCATCTTTGAGCTCCCTA from Suricata suricatta isolate VVHF042 chromosome 7, meerkat_22Aug2017_6uvM2_HiC, whole genome shotgun sequence carries:
- the CLPSL2 gene encoding colipase-like protein 2, producing MATAFLLLVGVLLTCPGEFLSLNKKSKKMDGAECSHRSECTSDCCLRDLNAGGAFCAPKARVTMLCLPQTKGTINIICPCQWGLKCFSSDPICSRRCHLI